A part of Actinomycetota bacterium genomic DNA contains:
- the polA gene encoding DNA polymerase I, with translation MKVKERKRERYVLVDGHSLAYRAYYALPADLSTSSGQTTNAVYGFVSMLIKILEELRPDALVVAFDKGRPEFRLERFEEYKAHRKPMPDDLREQMDIIRALLEAMDIPFLEVEGYEADDVLATLKDRLPSQAEVFVVTGDRDALQLVDDRVRVVANRKGITDIVVFDREKVREKYGVVPEQIVDYLALKGDTSDNIPGVPGVGEKTAAALIQRFGDLDEIYRSLDRVDQPRWRRLLEENRDSAYLSRELARLRRDVPLELPDPEVLKLKPWDQEQVGRLFHSLEFRKPAERLASLRRELFPSAGQESPSLRDREGSPDDLEAKEVDLPAVLEVALRRGEVYIYPSLEGEGFTRGNLKAVTIAAGGRYARLLVNGNRGEIKALLDGLREREGVRVVCYRGKELMVQCAKLWGAFPQVHFDVQLASYLVNPSDSSHELRGMAQRYLNLTLGEDRGGQLGLLETEEEEAAADVRCALVMGRLADALRAEMNLRGLTPLFEDVEMPLLEVLAEMEICGVRLDSGFLTSMEEELRREIGGLEEEAEKLAGCSFNLNSPQQLAHVLFEVLGLPPVKRTKTGYATDMGVLNALRDKHPLVEVVLRHRELSKLLGTYVSALPRMVDPRTGRLHASFNQTVTATGRLSSSNPNLQNIPVRTPVGRSIRRAFIPTSEEGCILTADYSQIELRLLAHLSGDPGLRRAFEMGLDIHAATASEVFGVPLEEVDGEMRRRAKTINFGVIYGMSPFGLAEQLGIDTEEAERYIEAYFRKYPQVRAYLDRVVEEATRTGYVTTLLGRRREIPELLEGNHRLRRLGERLAFNTPIQGSAADIIKVAMVRVHRRIRQEGLTSRMILQVHDELVFDVEKGEEEAVEELVREEMENAYPLEVPLRVEVGKGPSWYEAK, from the coding sequence GTGAAGGTGAAGGAGCGAAAGAGAGAAAGGTACGTCCTGGTCGATGGACACAGCCTGGCTTACCGGGCCTATTACGCACTTCCCGCCGACCTTTCCACCTCCTCCGGCCAGACCACCAATGCCGTGTATGGATTCGTCTCCATGCTCATCAAGATCCTGGAGGAGCTGCGTCCCGACGCCCTGGTGGTGGCATTCGACAAGGGGAGGCCCGAATTCCGGCTGGAACGTTTCGAGGAGTACAAGGCACACCGCAAGCCCATGCCGGATGACCTCCGGGAACAGATGGACATCATCCGCGCCTTGCTGGAGGCCATGGATATCCCTTTTCTGGAGGTGGAGGGCTACGAGGCGGACGACGTCCTGGCCACCCTCAAGGACAGGCTCCCCTCGCAGGCGGAGGTCTTCGTGGTCACCGGGGATCGGGATGCCCTGCAGCTGGTGGATGATAGGGTGCGCGTGGTGGCCAACCGCAAGGGCATCACGGATATCGTGGTCTTCGACCGGGAAAAGGTCAGGGAGAAATACGGCGTGGTACCGGAACAGATCGTGGATTACCTGGCCCTCAAGGGAGACACCTCGGACAACATCCCGGGGGTTCCGGGAGTAGGGGAGAAGACCGCTGCTGCCCTGATCCAGAGGTTCGGAGACCTGGACGAGATTTACCGCTCCCTGGACAGGGTGGACCAACCACGCTGGCGCCGCCTGCTGGAGGAGAACCGCGACAGCGCGTACCTCAGCCGGGAGCTGGCCCGCCTGCGCCGCGACGTTCCCCTGGAGCTTCCCGATCCGGAGGTCCTCAAACTCAAACCCTGGGACCAGGAGCAGGTAGGGCGCCTTTTCCATTCCCTCGAATTCCGCAAGCCGGCGGAGAGGCTTGCCTCGCTGCGCCGGGAACTCTTCCCTTCCGCCGGGCAGGAATCGCCTTCACTCCGGGACAGAGAAGGCAGCCCGGATGACCTTGAGGCGAAGGAAGTGGACTTGCCCGCCGTACTCGAGGTTGCCCTGCGCCGCGGCGAGGTGTACATCTATCCCTCGCTGGAAGGGGAGGGGTTCACGCGGGGGAACCTCAAGGCGGTCACCATCGCCGCAGGAGGAAGATATGCCCGCCTGCTTGTGAACGGTAATCGGGGTGAAATAAAGGCCCTCCTCGACGGTTTACGGGAGCGGGAGGGAGTGCGCGTCGTATGCTACCGGGGAAAGGAACTTATGGTCCAGTGCGCCAAGCTGTGGGGCGCGTTCCCGCAGGTGCACTTCGACGTTCAGCTGGCTTCCTACCTGGTGAACCCCTCGGATTCAAGCCACGAACTCAGGGGCATGGCGCAGCGCTACCTCAACCTCACACTGGGGGAGGATAGGGGCGGCCAGCTTGGCCTCCTGGAAACGGAGGAAGAGGAGGCCGCGGCGGATGTCCGATGTGCCCTGGTGATGGGAAGGCTGGCCGACGCGCTGCGGGCGGAGATGAACCTCCGCGGCCTTACCCCTCTTTTCGAGGATGTGGAGATGCCCCTCCTGGAGGTACTGGCGGAGATGGAGATCTGCGGGGTACGCCTGGATTCCGGATTCCTGACCTCCATGGAGGAGGAGCTGCGCCGGGAGATAGGAGGGCTGGAGGAGGAGGCCGAGAAGCTGGCCGGTTGCTCCTTCAACCTGAATTCGCCGCAACAGCTGGCCCACGTCCTCTTCGAGGTCCTCGGCCTGCCCCCGGTGAAGAGGACCAAGACGGGGTATGCCACTGACATGGGGGTGCTGAACGCCCTGCGGGACAAGCACCCCCTGGTGGAGGTGGTACTACGGCACCGGGAACTCTCCAAGCTCCTGGGGACCTATGTATCCGCTCTGCCCAGGATGGTCGACCCCCGTACCGGGCGCCTGCACGCCTCCTTCAACCAGACGGTGACCGCCACCGGGCGCCTTTCCTCAAGTAACCCCAACCTCCAGAACATCCCCGTCCGCACACCCGTGGGAAGGAGCATCCGGAGGGCCTTCATACCCACGTCGGAGGAGGGCTGTATCCTGACCGCCGATTACTCTCAGATAGAGCTGAGGCTGCTGGCCCACCTCTCCGGAGACCCGGGACTGCGGCGGGCCTTCGAGATGGGCCTGGATATCCATGCCGCCACCGCCTCCGAGGTCTTCGGCGTCCCCCTGGAGGAGGTGGACGGGGAAATGCGCCGGCGCGCCAAGACCATCAACTTCGGCGTCATCTACGGCATGAGCCCTTTCGGCCTCGCGGAACAGCTGGGTATCGATACCGAGGAGGCGGAGAGGTACATCGAGGCCTATTTCCGGAAATACCCGCAGGTAAGGGCCTACCTGGACCGGGTGGTGGAGGAGGCCACCCGCACCGGCTACGTGACCACCCTCCTGGGACGGAGAAGGGAGATCCCGGAGCTTCTCGAGGGCAATCACCGACTGCGGCGCCTGGGGGAGAGGCTGGCTTTCAACACTCCCATCCAGGGCAGCGCCGCGGACATCATCAAGGTGGCCATGGTCCGCGTGCACCGTCGCATCAGGCAGGAGGGCCTGACCTCCCGCATGATTCTGCAGGTACACGACGAACTGGTCTTCGACGTGGAGAAGGGAGAGGAAGAGGCGGTGGAGGAACTGGTGAGGGAGGAGATGGAGAACGCCTATCCCCTCGAGGTTCCCCTGCGGGTGGAGGTGGGAAAGGGCCCTTCCTGGTACGAGGCCAAGTAG
- the rpsA gene encoding 30S ribosomal protein S1 codes for MLDQYEKEQEQETPVKNPGLTTPLTNFDYSDSEVPDYDRTIKVFSEGDIVAGTVVKVDKDEVLLDIGYKSEGVIPARELSIRYGVKADEVVKVGDQIDALVLQKEDKEGRLILSKKRAQYERSWGVLEKCMLENQPVEGEVIEVVKGGLILDIGLRGFLPASLIDVHRVKDLHSFLGTKLTCKIIEMDRNRNNVVLSRRAYLEEAASERRKILLDNLEKGMRVSGKVSSLVSFGAFVNLGGIDGLIHISELSWCHVEKPSEVLSVGDEVEVEILDVDKERERISLSLKACQEDPWEKLSREVRIGETVRGRVTKLVPFGAFVELRPGIEGLIHISELSNRHVEQPDEILEVNQEIEVKIIDIDIDRRRISLSLRQAAGKARRAAEVEEPEPEEATALPEEAEEKATDRVQASVDETRLEEEEPESAIGEAPAEVPEHEAVELAAEPEGVEVREEEKEEEAEAASPQEETSAVPKGAGEEGEPGETKEYAEGTLESIIEDMKRGSR; via the coding sequence ATGCTGGACCAGTACGAAAAGGAACAAGAGCAGGAAACCCCCGTTAAGAACCCCGGTCTGACCACCCCCCTGACCAACTTCGATTACTCCGACAGCGAGGTCCCCGACTACGACCGTACCATCAAGGTCTTCTCCGAGGGAGACATAGTCGCGGGTACGGTGGTCAAGGTGGACAAGGACGAGGTCCTTCTGGACATCGGCTACAAGTCGGAAGGGGTGATCCCCGCCCGGGAGCTCTCCATCCGCTACGGGGTCAAGGCGGATGAAGTGGTCAAGGTGGGAGACCAGATCGACGCCCTGGTCCTCCAGAAGGAGGACAAGGAGGGCCGCCTCATTCTCTCCAAGAAACGGGCCCAGTACGAGCGTTCCTGGGGAGTCCTGGAGAAGTGCATGCTGGAGAACCAGCCCGTGGAGGGAGAGGTAATCGAGGTGGTCAAGGGAGGGCTGATCCTGGACATCGGGCTGAGGGGATTCCTTCCCGCCTCCCTCATCGATGTCCACCGGGTTAAGGACCTGCATTCCTTCCTGGGCACCAAGCTCACTTGCAAGATCATCGAGATGGACCGCAACCGCAACAACGTGGTCCTTTCCCGCCGTGCCTACCTCGAGGAGGCGGCCAGCGAGAGGCGGAAGATCCTCCTGGACAACCTGGAGAAGGGCATGCGGGTGAGCGGGAAGGTGTCCAGCCTGGTGTCCTTCGGGGCCTTCGTGAACCTGGGAGGGATAGACGGCCTGATCCATATCTCCGAGCTCTCCTGGTGCCACGTGGAGAAGCCCAGCGAGGTGCTCTCGGTGGGAGACGAGGTAGAAGTGGAAATCCTGGACGTGGACAAGGAGAGGGAGCGCATCTCCCTGAGCCTGAAGGCCTGCCAGGAGGACCCCTGGGAGAAGCTGTCCCGGGAGGTGCGCATAGGCGAAACGGTGCGGGGCAGGGTTACCAAGCTGGTGCCCTTCGGCGCTTTCGTCGAGCTGCGGCCGGGGATCGAGGGCCTAATCCATATCTCCGAGCTCTCCAATCGCCACGTGGAGCAGCCGGACGAGATCCTGGAGGTGAACCAGGAGATAGAGGTCAAGATCATTGACATAGACATCGACCGCCGGCGCATAAGCCTGAGCCTCCGTCAGGCGGCCGGTAAGGCGCGCCGCGCCGCGGAGGTGGAGGAACCGGAGCCGGAGGAAGCGACGGCGCTTCCCGAAGAGGCGGAGGAAAAGGCTACCGACCGGGTCCAGGCCTCCGTCGATGAGACGCGCCTCGAGGAGGAAGAGCCGGAATCGGCCATCGGGGAAGCGCCGGCGGAAGTCCCGGAGCACGAGGCCGTTGAGCTCGCCGCCGAGCCGGAAGGCGTTGAGGTGAGGGAAGAGGAAAAAGAGGAGGAAGCGGAGGCGGCTTCGCCTCAGGAGGAGACTTCCGCCGTTCCCAAGGGTGCCGGGGAGGAGGGCGAACCGGGGGAGACGAAGGAGTACGCGGAAGGAACTCTGGAATCCATAATCGAGGACATGAAGCGGGGAAGCCGTTAA
- the coaE gene encoding dephospho-CoA kinase (Dephospho-CoA kinase (CoaE) performs the final step in coenzyme A biosynthesis.) gives MALTGGIASGKSTVCRLLREKGAHIVDSDLLAREVVRKGTPAWEEIVEHFGREILTPEGEIDRGRLGKIIFSRPEEREFLNRVTHPRIFQLMTEKLRELEEVTGGEGVVILDIPLLVEAGAGNLFQLNLVVDTPPEEQARRLVEDRGLSAEEAWARIRSQAAREERLRCADLVIENDGSLEKLRSEVDRAWEEIKARMEARGESGR, from the coding sequence GTGGCCCTGACGGGAGGAATCGCCAGCGGCAAAAGCACGGTCTGCCGTCTCCTGAGGGAGAAGGGGGCGCACATCGTGGATAGCGACCTCCTGGCCAGGGAGGTGGTGCGAAAGGGCACGCCCGCATGGGAGGAGATCGTGGAGCATTTCGGCCGCGAGATACTGACCCCCGAAGGCGAGATCGACCGCGGCAGGCTGGGGAAGATCATCTTCTCCCGTCCGGAGGAAAGGGAGTTCCTGAACCGGGTGACCCACCCCCGCATCTTCCAATTGATGACCGAGAAACTGCGGGAGCTGGAAGAGGTAACGGGCGGTGAGGGAGTGGTGATCCTGGATATTCCCCTCCTGGTGGAGGCGGGAGCCGGGAACCTGTTCCAACTCAACCTGGTGGTGGATACCCCTCCCGAGGAACAGGCCAGGAGGCTAGTAGAGGACCGGGGTCTTTCCGCCGAGGAGGCGTGGGCGCGCATAAGGTCCCAGGCCGCAAGGGAGGAGCGGCTGCGCTGCGCGGACCTGGTCATCGAAAACGACGGCAGCCTGGAGAAGCTGAGAAGCGAGGTGGATCGCGCCTGGGAGGAGATAAAGGCACGGATGGAAGCCCGCGGGGAAAGCGGGCGTTAG